The bacterium nucleotide sequence GCGCCGGTGCAGGTAATACTCTTGGACCACCGTGTGCGCGGCCTCGGCGCTCGCGACGGCGCCGCCGCCGTATCCGCCCACACCGTCCGCCACGATCAACAGGGCGCCGCGGCCGGTCCGGAGCTCGCGATCCTCGGGGATCTCCCAGAGCAGGACATCTTCGTTCTTGGGACGCACGCGACCGGCGTCCGTGGCGGCCCCGATCTCGAGCATCTCCACGGCGGCGCTACGGCTCGTCGAGAGCAACGATCGCATCCGCCACCTCGGTGATCGTGCGGCCGGAGGCTTTCGCGAGCCGGCGCAGGCGCGCCGCCGCGTCGTCCGCCGACAGCCGGTAGCGCTCCGCGAGCCGGCGCGTCGCTTCGGCGACTCGCGGGGCGTCCGCCTCCCCGGCGCCGGGCGGGCGCCGCCTCAGCCACGCGAGCTCCGCGAAACGGGCGCGCGCGACCTCGATCGCGGGTTGGAGCTCGGCTTCGCGCACGGGCTTCATGAGGTAGGCCAAGACGCCGGCATCGGCGGCTTCCGCCACGAGGCCCTGTTG carries:
- a CDS encoding response regulator — its product is MDTSSRVRVLLVDDEALIRMGLRVMLRELGYEVAGEAADGHQAVAKVTELAPDVVIMDIKMPGMDGLEATRRIMATHPVPIIVLSAYNQQGLVAEAADAGVLAYLMKPVREAELQPAIEVARARFAELAWLRRRPPGAGEADAPRVAEATRRLAERYRLSADDAAARLRRLAKASGRTITEVADAIVALDEP